The Sporomusa termitida genome has a window encoding:
- a CDS encoding glycosyltransferase codes for MKRILLASPIRQKPAILTEFLACLQLLDQTGFTLEFMFIDDHDSPSVELQQFAAANAGVTVFQGAEQSQAYRCDEQTHYWQEDIVWKVAKYKDYFIRLARERQYDYLFLVDSDLALHPKTITHLVSLGKDLVAEVYWTQWEKELIPLPQVWLGGQYRLHETGDGRPLSEEETGRRQRDFISSLRCPGIYKVGGLGACTLLSKAALAAGIAFRKIENLDLTGEDRHFCVRAAVLGLELYADTCYPPYHMYRESELAGLVTHKEQYDYRQNTPPPRLTLAMLVRNEENRYLEQVLQQAVGYADHVIILDDASTDNTVQVCRRCLAAVPHRIVVNNEAGFHNEIALRKQLWSLAAATNPDWILILDADEIFEDSIVRWLPFLLRNPQADIYHFRLYDMWNKTQYREDNCWQAHLHYRPFLVRYQAGYEYIWQETPQHCGRLPLNPGHLRAVPCQIRLQHWGWSRPADRLDKYYRYKQLDPKALYGSKEQYQSILDPKPNLITWQD; via the coding sequence GTGAAACGCATTTTGCTGGCCAGCCCGATCAGGCAGAAACCAGCCATACTGACTGAGTTTCTTGCTTGCCTGCAACTGCTGGACCAGACAGGTTTTACCCTGGAATTTATGTTTATCGATGATCATGATTCTCCGAGCGTTGAACTGCAGCAGTTTGCTGCCGCCAATGCCGGCGTTACTGTTTTCCAGGGAGCAGAGCAGTCGCAAGCGTATCGTTGCGACGAACAGACCCATTACTGGCAGGAAGATATTGTGTGGAAAGTTGCCAAATATAAGGACTATTTCATCCGCTTGGCCCGGGAGCGGCAATATGACTATCTGTTCCTGGTTGATTCGGACTTAGCGTTGCATCCAAAAACCATTACCCATCTGGTCAGCCTCGGTAAAGACCTTGTCGCTGAGGTTTACTGGACCCAATGGGAGAAGGAACTGATCCCGCTGCCGCAGGTCTGGCTGGGCGGTCAGTATCGCCTGCATGAAACCGGTGACGGCCGGCCGCTGAGTGAAGAGGAAACCGGCCGGCGCCAGCGGGATTTCATTAGCAGTCTCCGCTGCCCCGGAATCTATAAAGTCGGCGGCCTGGGGGCCTGCACCCTGCTTAGCAAAGCAGCACTGGCTGCCGGTATTGCTTTCCGCAAAATCGAAAATCTGGACTTAACCGGCGAAGACCGGCATTTCTGTGTCCGGGCCGCGGTACTGGGCCTTGAACTCTATGCCGATACCTGTTATCCCCCCTACCATATGTACCGGGAATCAGAGCTGGCCGGACTTGTAACGCATAAAGAGCAATATGATTATCGGCAAAATACTCCGCCGCCCCGCCTGACACTGGCCATGCTTGTCCGCAATGAGGAAAACCGCTATCTGGAACAAGTACTGCAACAGGCCGTGGGCTATGCCGATCATGTGATCATTCTCGACGATGCCAGCACCGATAATACAGTTCAGGTTTGCCGCCGCTGCCTGGCTGCTGTGCCGCACCGGATTGTGGTCAACAATGAGGCCGGTTTTCATAACGAGATTGCCCTGCGCAAGCAGCTCTGGTCTTTAGCCGCAGCTACCAACCCGGACTGGATACTCATTCTCGATGCGGACGAAATCTTCGAAGACAGTATTGTCCGCTGGCTGCCGTTTTTGCTGCGCAACCCTCAGGCAGACATCTATCATTTCCGCCTGTATGACATGTGGAACAAAACCCAATACCGGGAAGACAACTGCTGGCAGGCGCATCTGCATTACCGGCCGTTCCTGGTGCGCTATCAGGCCGGTTATGAATATATCTGGCAGGAAACCCCCCAGCACTGCGGCCGGCTGCCCCTGAATCCGGGTCATTTGCGGGCAGTTCCCTGTCAAATCCGGCTGCAGCACTGGGGCTGGTCCCGGCCGGCTGACCGGCTTGACAAATATTACCGCTACAAGCAATTAGATCCGAAGGCCCTGTACGGCAGCAAAGAACAGTATCAGTCGATCCTGGACCCTAAGCCCAATCTGATTACCTGGCAGGACTAA
- a CDS encoding sigma-54 interaction domain-containing protein: MNLFDFAFVIGEMQEIKEIIWKNSSIKKKYHYSWSLKKGSQMSDILPDISPDEQGKIMLDSDVYLYERLSLSPAMTVYLFSLKNQREIFFEQVLELLTEGIQIYDKKGYMIYCNKTSRCISTIPDSMKIIGNHMLDIWNVKEERSATLSCLKKKAPVKNRVDTFSSISAGEVTTINTAYPLSQNGKITGAVLFERDILTIQKQKSELDTSLKALKEYTATNPSIELSSYTFEHIIGNSAPLRSAVELAHKFASLDFHILLIGETGTGKEMFAQSIHRESARSRQNFVAINCAALPDTLIESILFGTTKGAFTGSENKAGLFEEADGGTLFLDELNSMSLAMQSKILRVVQEGTFRRIGGNKDLITDVRIISSCNEDPFLLVENSKMRRDLFYRLSSVQIQIPPLRERLVDLELLIERYINLKKYQFAKAIDYVDPEVLKLFCSYDWPGNVRELFHVLDYAMNVMAGGVIDISCLPSYITEKSSSKTIPLLPTSDIDIFHSKLENIIGDYEAELLKQVLEYYGNNISHAAKSLGICRQSLSYRLHKYGIVV; the protein is encoded by the coding sequence GTGAATTTATTCGATTTTGCGTTTGTTATTGGAGAAATGCAGGAAATAAAAGAGATTATTTGGAAGAATTCGTCAATTAAAAAAAAGTACCATTATAGCTGGTCGCTGAAAAAAGGCAGTCAAATGAGTGATATACTGCCGGATATTTCGCCGGATGAACAGGGAAAGATCATGCTTGATAGCGATGTTTATTTGTATGAAAGACTTTCTTTGTCTCCGGCTATGACCGTCTATCTTTTTTCCTTGAAAAATCAAAGGGAAATTTTCTTTGAGCAGGTATTGGAACTACTTACGGAAGGAATACAGATATATGACAAAAAAGGATATATGATTTATTGCAATAAAACAAGCCGTTGCATTTCCACAATACCGGACTCTATGAAAATAATCGGTAACCATATGCTTGACATATGGAATGTTAAAGAGGAGCGAAGTGCCACTCTTTCCTGTTTGAAAAAAAAAGCGCCTGTTAAAAACAGGGTAGACACATTTTCCTCTATTTCAGCCGGAGAGGTAACTACTATCAATACGGCCTATCCACTTTCCCAGAATGGCAAGATCACAGGAGCTGTCCTTTTTGAACGTGATATTTTGACAATTCAAAAGCAAAAAAGCGAGCTTGACACCAGCTTGAAAGCCTTAAAGGAATATACTGCTACCAATCCTTCGATAGAGCTTTCGAGTTATACTTTTGAACATATTATCGGCAATAGTGCTCCTTTACGTTCAGCAGTAGAATTAGCCCACAAATTCGCCTCGCTTGATTTCCATATTCTTTTAATTGGAGAAACCGGAACCGGTAAAGAAATGTTTGCCCAAAGTATTCACCGTGAAAGTGCCCGCAGCCGACAAAATTTTGTTGCGATTAACTGTGCAGCATTACCGGATACGCTTATCGAAAGTATATTGTTTGGAACTACTAAAGGAGCTTTTACCGGTAGTGAAAATAAAGCGGGGTTATTTGAAGAAGCTGATGGTGGAACACTTTTTCTAGACGAATTGAACTCTATGAGCCTGGCGATGCAGTCTAAAATTCTTCGTGTTGTTCAGGAAGGTACCTTTCGAAGAATAGGGGGGAACAAAGACTTAATAACTGATGTACGTATTATCTCATCTTGTAATGAAGATCCTTTTTTATTAGTGGAAAACAGCAAGATGAGGAGAGACTTATTTTATAGATTGTCCTCTGTACAAATTCAAATTCCTCCGCTAAGGGAACGACTGGTCGATTTAGAGCTGCTAATTGAGCGGTACATTAACTTAAAAAAATACCAGTTTGCAAAAGCTATTGATTATGTTGACCCGGAAGTATTAAAACTCTTTTGCAGTTATGATTGGCCCGGAAATGTACGCGAATTATTTCATGTACTCGATTATGCAATGAATGTAATGGCAGGAGGCGTTATTGATATATCTTGTCTCCCTTCCTACATTACGGAGAAGAGTTCCTCAAAAACAATACCATTATTACCAACTTCTGACATTGATATTTTTCATTCCAAACTGGAAAACATAATCGGAGATTATGAAGCTGAACTGCTAAAACAAGTGTTAGAATACTATGGAAACAATATCTCACATGCTGCAAAGTCTTTGGGAATATGTCGTCAGAGTCTCTCCTACCGCCTTCATAAGTATGGAATCGTTGTCTGA
- a CDS encoding TPR domain-containing glycosyltransferase, translated as MSNKISLCMIVKNEEINLARCLQSVTGTVDEIIIVDTGSTDQTIQVAEQAGAQVVSYLWQDDFSAARNVSLELATGDWILFLDADEALEPGSAGGLRQAAAADNEGYFVKIINLIGVDGNYEACPDLVFRLFRNKPEYRFRGAIHEQIVDVILEHNRQAAFQIAENIVLRHYGYLDRQVSEKNKKNRNLAIIKKQIECEPNNQALRYHYGVELYRIDNFAEAAAELTRAANNTDPGTIYYPKLLRYIALAHYGARQYDRALEAIALGLKFFPNYADLYYYGGLIQLELNNYAGAFDCFQHAISMPEQPAYYAPFSGSRGFRAYYQLARLAEVFGNEEEALRYYILSLQDNAAFTLPLPAIVRILNPREDPDYTRQALEKLCDFCTGDAKRLIGTVYFTEGAYRLAFEYFEQLEPAALDDYTTMLKAICLIQQKRILEALRLLDAIPLNHPQYPLARMNEILCFWLNKNRTKVRRLCEDFLAVGLSADTGAVVTMLKDSLYKRGSAPPALLGPEGMSLVQDIVLRALDLQELQLAESLLSKVAPETKKEYALDIARIFAHYEYWEQARRYAELYLEEQPEDAAAWCQLGEALQHSRQTAEAGLCYRRALSLAPQQPQYYVKLIRLYQAMRQELLAEAARRYPDIPLFRELQEEAAKQ; from the coding sequence ATGAGCAATAAAATCAGCCTGTGCATGATTGTAAAAAATGAAGAGATTAATCTGGCACGTTGTTTGCAGAGCGTGACCGGCACCGTTGATGAAATTATTATTGTCGACACAGGCTCTACAGATCAAACCATCCAGGTAGCCGAACAGGCCGGAGCCCAGGTTGTCTCCTATCTTTGGCAGGATGATTTCAGCGCCGCCCGCAATGTGTCCTTAGAATTAGCTACCGGCGACTGGATCCTCTTCCTGGATGCCGATGAAGCGCTGGAGCCGGGAAGCGCCGGCGGGCTAAGGCAAGCGGCAGCAGCGGACAATGAGGGCTATTTTGTAAAAATCATTAATCTGATTGGTGTGGACGGTAATTATGAAGCCTGCCCGGATTTGGTATTTCGTCTATTCCGCAACAAACCGGAGTATCGGTTCCGCGGGGCCATTCATGAACAGATTGTCGATGTTATTCTCGAGCATAACCGGCAGGCAGCCTTTCAGATCGCTGAAAACATTGTGCTGCGTCATTATGGTTATTTAGACCGGCAGGTTAGCGAAAAAAATAAAAAAAACCGGAACCTGGCCATTATCAAAAAGCAAATAGAATGTGAGCCCAACAACCAGGCGCTGCGTTACCACTACGGCGTGGAGCTGTACCGCATCGACAACTTTGCCGAAGCCGCGGCAGAACTGACCAGGGCGGCTAACAATACTGATCCGGGTACAATATATTATCCCAAACTGCTGCGCTACATTGCCTTAGCCCACTATGGAGCCCGGCAGTATGACCGCGCCCTGGAGGCCATTGCTCTGGGCTTAAAGTTCTTCCCCAATTATGCTGATCTATATTATTATGGCGGCTTAATCCAGCTTGAGCTTAATAATTACGCCGGTGCCTTCGACTGCTTCCAGCATGCAATCTCCATGCCGGAGCAGCCGGCTTACTACGCCCCCTTCAGCGGCAGCCGCGGTTTTCGGGCTTATTATCAGTTGGCCCGGTTAGCAGAGGTTTTTGGTAATGAAGAAGAAGCGCTGCGGTATTACATTCTCAGCCTGCAGGATAATGCGGCTTTCACCCTCCCCTTACCGGCCATTGTCCGGATATTAAACCCCCGGGAAGACCCGGACTATACCAGACAGGCGCTGGAAAAACTGTGTGATTTCTGTACAGGTGATGCCAAACGGCTCATTGGTACTGTATACTTTACCGAAGGAGCGTACCGGCTGGCATTCGAGTATTTCGAACAGCTTGAACCAGCTGCGCTTGATGATTATACCACTATGCTGAAAGCAATATGTCTGATCCAGCAAAAAAGAATACTGGAAGCACTGCGTTTATTAGACGCCATTCCCCTGAATCACCCGCAATACCCGTTAGCAAGAATGAATGAAATTCTCTGCTTCTGGCTAAACAAAAACCGTACAAAAGTTCGCAGGCTGTGTGAGGATTTCCTGGCTGTCGGCCTGTCTGCCGATACCGGTGCTGTTGTCACAATGCTGAAGGATTCTTTATATAAACGAGGCTCGGCCCCGCCTGCGCTCCTTGGACCGGAGGGCATGTCGCTCGTACAGGATATAGTATTACGGGCACTTGATCTGCAGGAATTACAGCTTGCCGAAAGCTTACTTAGCAAAGTTGCCCCAGAAACCAAAAAAGAATATGCCCTGGATATTGCCCGGATTTTTGCCCACTACGAATATTGGGAACAGGCCCGACGGTATGCCGAGCTATACTTGGAAGAACAGCCGGAGGATGCAGCCGCCTGGTGCCAGTTAGGCGAGGCACTGCAGCATAGCCGGCAAACAGCAGAGGCTGGCCTCTGCTACCGGCGGGCCCTATCGCTTGCGCCCCAACAGCCGCAGTATTATGTTAAATTAATACGCCTGTACCAGGCTATGCGCCAGGAACTGCTGGCTGAAGCGGCCCGGAGATATCCGGATATACCCCTGTTTCGCGAGCTACAGGAGGAGGCTGCAAAACAATGA
- a CDS encoding DUF6385 domain-containing protein: MPNFKIIQDVPDQARIKIYGSENAALITENGGYLSVTAPVGGFSITAPVNGLLVTASTEGLSVTGPANGLIVTAPASGLSVTAPVNGLLVTASTEGLSVTGPANGLIVTAPASGLSVTAPVNGLLVTASTEGLSVTGPANGLIVTAPASGLSVTAPVNGLLVTASTEGLSVTGPANGLIVTAPASGLSVTAPVNGLLVTAPTEGLSVTGPANGLIVTAPSSGLSVTPPTGGLLITSDGLAVVSTLSTTDVAEAKTGLIDIAGSPSETYTVLGVATYSFGLVNEATSDPDAQATVQLQLSPDGVVWFNDSAAVTLSPNTATGLVSGIFLKYARVYYAAVNAASAVDLTIFFQGQSS, from the coding sequence ATGCCAAATTTTAAGATTATCCAGGACGTTCCCGATCAGGCGCGAATTAAAATCTATGGTTCGGAAAACGCTGCTCTGATCACAGAAAACGGCGGTTATTTGTCTGTAACAGCTCCAGTCGGCGGTTTTAGTATTACGGCCCCTGTCAACGGCCTCTTAGTGACGGCGTCGACGGAAGGCCTGAGCGTAACCGGTCCCGCTAATGGGTTGATTGTCACAGCGCCGGCGTCCGGCCTGAGTGTAACGGCCCCTGTCAACGGCCTTTTAGTAACGGCGTCGACAGAAGGCCTGAGCGTAACCGGTCCCGCCAATGGGCTGATTGTCACAGCGCCGGCGTCCGGCCTGAGTGTAACGGCCCCTGTCAACGGCCTCTTAGTGACGGCGTCGACGGAAGGCCTGAGCGTAACCGGCCCCGCCAATGGGCTGATTGTCACGGCGCCGGCGTCCGGCCTGAGTGTAACGGCCCCTGTCAACGGTCTCTTAGTAACGGCGTCGACGGAAGGCCTGAGCGTAACCGGCCCCGCCAATGGGCTGATTGTCACGGCGCCGGCGTCCGGCCTGAGTGTAACGGCCCCTGTCAACGGTCTCTTAGTGACGGCGCCGACGGAAGGCCTGAGCGTAACCGGCCCCGCCAATGGGCTGATTGTCACGGCCCCATCTTCCGGCCTGAGTGTAACGCCGCCAACCGGAGGCTTATTGATCACCAGCGATGGTTTAGCCGTTGTCTCCACCTTGTCGACCACTGATGTAGCCGAAGCTAAAACCGGCCTTATTGATATCGCCGGTTCACCGTCCGAAACATATACCGTCTTGGGGGTGGCAACATATTCGTTCGGGTTGGTGAACGAAGCTACATCTGACCCCGATGCCCAGGCCACGGTTCAGTTGCAGCTTAGTCCTGACGGGGTGGTGTGGTTTAACGACAGTGCGGCCGTTACCCTCAGCCCCAATACTGCCACCGGGTTAGTTTCCGGTATTTTTCTTAAATATGCCAGAGTATACTACGCCGCTGTTAATGCCGCCAGCGCCGTAGACCTTACGATCTTCTTCCAGGGGCAATCGTCGTAA
- a CDS encoding tetratricopeptide repeat-containing glycosyltransferase family 2 protein — MTQPRISLAMIVRNEASRLAGCLECVRQAVDEIVIVDTGSSDATLQIARTYTPKVYSYRWQDDFAAARNYAIEQTTGDWVLSLDADEQLSVAPGDLQALISRPGYTAFCLPLHALKAGNEGYEYDRYIVLRLFRQHYRFTGPVHEYVLIDTPQTIGHAWSPVIWHQAVPASERNSRRGRNIRLLKTALARTSPAPCLHYYLGAEWLGLNRIELAIPALQTALRQLSATQVMFRSPAVRHLISCYRQSAKLAAATRLCLEESERYPEYGDLFFDGAVLFELQGEYTLAMKWLQEAIRLGPPPLAFFHTEGTDTYLAYYHLGYCAEKLGLVKEAQTYYEQAVNASQNYYYPLYPLIMLKLIRQPAGEVLAFLREQGYLTVGSVAEEMAELFRTAGLPDIGLQCLTPDQTGNTPVSEILITCRLYSGDITGALQSIQQMRRLGLALSTTAAVDEIIALMLVHRFEAARQQLWHLRQTPDNQHVFRAVFCLYKQLCHNTTLPLANPRAASSLLEISNRCLQVRTKKISGQPGFAAILTAIKDILAAEADSFALFIRNLTLKEQGVKQSLAYTFSHLRGLYP; from the coding sequence ATGACCCAGCCGCGTATTTCTTTGGCGATGATTGTCCGCAATGAAGCCTCCCGTCTTGCCGGGTGCCTGGAATGCGTCAGACAGGCAGTTGATGAAATTGTCATTGTCGATACCGGTTCGTCTGATGCTACGCTGCAGATTGCCCGGACCTATACGCCAAAGGTCTATTCGTACCGGTGGCAGGACGACTTTGCTGCCGCCCGCAATTATGCAATCGAACAAACAACCGGCGACTGGGTACTGTCATTAGATGCCGATGAGCAGCTATCGGTTGCGCCCGGAGATCTGCAGGCATTAATCAGCCGGCCCGGGTATACTGCGTTTTGCCTGCCGCTGCATGCATTAAAGGCCGGCAATGAGGGTTATGAATATGACCGCTATATTGTGCTGCGGCTATTCCGCCAACACTATCGCTTTACCGGTCCTGTTCACGAATATGTGCTTATAGACACCCCTCAGACGATCGGCCATGCCTGGTCGCCGGTAATCTGGCATCAGGCAGTGCCTGCCTCTGAACGAAATTCCCGCCGGGGCCGAAATATTCGTCTGTTAAAGACGGCGCTGGCCCGGACCAGCCCTGCCCCCTGTTTACATTATTATTTAGGGGCCGAATGGCTGGGTCTAAACCGTATAGAGCTGGCGATTCCCGCCTTGCAAACAGCCTTGCGTCAGTTATCGGCCACTCAGGTTATGTTTCGCTCGCCGGCTGTCCGTCATCTCATCAGCTGTTACCGGCAGTCTGCGAAACTGGCGGCGGCGACCCGGCTTTGCCTGGAAGAAAGTGAAAGGTATCCTGAGTATGGCGATCTCTTTTTTGATGGCGCCGTTCTCTTTGAACTACAGGGTGAATACACGCTGGCAATGAAATGGCTCCAGGAGGCAATTCGCTTAGGTCCGCCGCCGCTGGCCTTTTTTCATACCGAAGGAACAGATACCTATCTGGCTTATTATCATCTTGGTTACTGCGCCGAGAAACTGGGATTAGTAAAAGAGGCGCAAACGTACTATGAACAGGCTGTAAATGCCAGTCAAAATTACTATTATCCTTTATATCCATTAATCATGTTAAAGCTGATCCGGCAGCCGGCCGGTGAGGTATTAGCGTTTCTCCGGGAACAGGGTTATCTAACTGTTGGCAGCGTTGCCGAAGAAATGGCGGAACTTTTCCGGACTGCAGGTTTACCCGATATCGGGCTGCAGTGCTTAACCCCTGATCAGACCGGCAACACACCCGTTTCAGAGATACTGATTACCTGTCGGCTGTACAGCGGCGACATCACCGGTGCTTTACAGTCAATTCAACAAATGCGGCGGCTGGGACTGGCGCTTTCCACCACTGCCGCCGTAGATGAAATAATCGCTCTTATGCTTGTACACCGTTTTGAAGCAGCTCGCCAACAGCTTTGGCACCTCCGGCAAACGCCGGACAATCAGCATGTATTCCGGGCAGTATTTTGCCTTTATAAACAATTGTGCCACAATACCACCCTGCCGCTGGCTAATCCCCGGGCAGCTTCTAGCCTGCTGGAGATCAGCAACCGTTGCCTGCAGGTCCGGACAAAAAAAATTTCCGGGCAGCCTGGTTTTGCCGCTATACTGACAGCGATTAAAGACATCCTCGCCGCTGAGGCTGACTCCTTTGCTTTATTTATTCGCAATCTCACGCTCAAAGAACAGGGTGTGAAACAAAGCCTGGCTTACACCTTTTCCCATCTGCGAGGCTTATATCCATGA
- a CDS encoding DUF6385 domain-containing protein — translation MGEKTIKPPVKNITLVNSRCRQRRFSNKILTIGRKKRVFQSLIDFDITALPPCLTILRGTLNVFVVKNTCFQEETTIDAHQIFSAWCKRKAILFNTEPAASAVAPAANAGCLTFDLTSLVTDWYTGVSANLGVLLQLRNQQEPGLIGFCSNRAFDSRCWPFLQVTFLEPLPGDNNGHTLDTDARVTTGNNVRTTAKLNVQHFNYTYYVINTGTQSASVALELSPDGINWMTDVPQQIIAPGVMKTFVPGVIARFACLTFQSTLPEQHTDLNIYVRGSCL, via the coding sequence GTGGGGGAGAAAACCATTAAGCCTCCTGTTAAGAATATAACGCTGGTGAATAGCCGCTGCCGGCAACGGCGCTTTAGCAATAAGATATTGACAATAGGTCGTAAGAAACGGGTGTTTCAGTCGCTTATTGATTTTGACATTACCGCTTTGCCGCCTTGTCTGACTATTTTGCGCGGTACTCTCAATGTTTTTGTGGTTAAGAATACCTGCTTCCAGGAGGAGACGACCATTGATGCGCATCAGATATTTTCAGCCTGGTGTAAAAGAAAAGCAATCCTGTTTAACACTGAACCTGCGGCCAGCGCGGTTGCACCTGCGGCCAATGCCGGCTGCTTAACTTTTGACCTTACATCACTGGTTACCGATTGGTATACCGGTGTCAGCGCAAACCTGGGGGTGCTTTTACAACTAAGAAATCAGCAAGAGCCTGGATTAATAGGCTTTTGTAGCAATAGAGCGTTTGATTCGCGGTGCTGGCCTTTTTTACAAGTAACATTCTTGGAGCCGCTACCTGGTGATAACAATGGCCACACACTGGATACCGACGCAAGAGTAACAACCGGCAACAATGTGCGGACAACAGCGAAACTCAACGTCCAACATTTTAATTATACCTATTATGTAATTAACACTGGTACGCAGAGTGCCAGTGTTGCTCTTGAACTTAGCCCTGACGGCATAAACTGGATGACAGACGTACCTCAGCAGATTATTGCTCCGGGAGTCATGAAAACCTTTGTCCCCGGTGTAATCGCCAGATTTGCCTGCCTGACTTTTCAGTCGACCCTACCGGAACAGCATACCGACCTAAATATATATGTAAGGGGCAGCTGCTTATAA
- a CDS encoding tetratricopeptide repeat-containing glycosyltransferase family 2 protein has translation MNKTTSISLCLIAKNEAHCLTHCLTSVRQLVDEIIVVDTGSTDATAAIAADYGAAVFQFSWTDDFSAARNYAISQARGQWILVLDADEVLEPLSRHELVSYLQRTPAEGYYFEIISYLDGDNKTVNDYVVRLFKNKPAYRFSGSIHEQVAGSIQTSQLLLAPYTIHHYGYLPQESAIKHKFERNTAIIQKALRHNPQDPFLHYSLAIEHLQRKDFRQAGVLLESTLSRLQGTEGYIPQVLAALLLTKLAQPDDAGAEALFGNCLQALPDQGDLYCLYGVWLMQHNRWPEAAPMLAGALSGKLTMVTPGQVHCCLGDVYFFIGLFAQASEHYITAFTETTVGLYPLRRLLAMLSDRAALQACEPALTKVPPAAVTGLLAQIIQAGQSDLAIAVLLLSILESISARDLPRIISACGTYAQYLATLSPAHWPQPEIYVLLEQSSSKLLLQSRLLALSGGYAPNLRQALTADALQSLLLLAAVVQPSVPTTDPLTFWEGVFIGETHFAGQPDQAETSHTD, from the coding sequence ATGAATAAAACAACTTCTATTTCTTTATGCCTTATTGCTAAAAACGAGGCTCATTGCCTCACTCATTGCCTGACCAGTGTCCGGCAGCTTGTGGATGAGATTATTGTGGTTGATACAGGTTCAACAGATGCCACAGCAGCAATTGCGGCCGACTATGGTGCCGCCGTATTTCAGTTTTCCTGGACAGACGACTTTTCCGCCGCCCGTAATTATGCGATCAGCCAAGCCCGGGGGCAGTGGATACTGGTGTTGGATGCCGATGAAGTATTAGAACCGTTATCCCGGCACGAACTGGTCAGTTACCTGCAACGAACCCCGGCAGAGGGATATTACTTTGAGATTATCAGCTATTTGGACGGCGATAATAAGACAGTTAACGATTATGTAGTCCGTCTGTTTAAAAATAAGCCGGCCTATCGCTTTAGCGGTTCGATCCATGAACAGGTAGCCGGCAGTATTCAAACCAGCCAATTGCTGCTTGCGCCTTATACCATCCACCACTATGGCTATCTGCCCCAGGAATCAGCCATTAAACATAAATTCGAGCGCAATACGGCCATTATTCAAAAAGCCCTGCGGCACAATCCTCAGGACCCTTTTTTGCACTATAGCCTGGCCATTGAGCATTTACAGCGCAAAGACTTCCGTCAGGCCGGCGTATTACTGGAAAGCACCCTGTCCCGGCTGCAGGGGACGGAAGGCTACATCCCCCAGGTTTTAGCGGCATTATTGCTGACAAAATTGGCCCAACCCGACGACGCTGGCGCTGAGGCCTTATTTGGCAACTGCCTGCAGGCGCTGCCTGACCAGGGTGACTTGTACTGCCTGTACGGGGTATGGCTCATGCAGCATAATCGGTGGCCCGAGGCAGCCCCGATGTTGGCAGGTGCATTATCAGGAAAACTGACCATGGTAACTCCCGGGCAGGTCCATTGCTGCCTGGGGGATGTTTACTTTTTTATCGGTCTGTTTGCGCAGGCCAGTGAGCATTATATCACGGCCTTTACCGAAACAACGGTGGGCTTATATCCATTGCGCAGATTATTAGCCATGTTGAGCGACCGGGCTGCTCTGCAGGCCTGTGAACCGGCGCTGACTAAAGTTCCCCCGGCGGCGGTAACAGGATTATTAGCGCAGATAATCCAGGCCGGCCAGTCCGATCTGGCCATTGCCGTTCTTTTGCTGTCTATCCTGGAAAGCATCAGTGCCCGGGATCTCCCGCGGATTATTTCCGCCTGCGGCACCTATGCGCAGTATTTGGCAACACTGTCCCCGGCGCATTGGCCACAGCCTGAGATTTATGTTCTCCTGGAGCAAAGCAGCAGCAAGCTGCTGCTTCAAAGCCGGCTGCTGGCCTTGTCCGGCGGCTATGCACCCAATCTGCGGCAGGCATTAACGGCGGACGCGCTGCAAAGTTTGCTGCTGCTTGCAGCAGTTGTTCAGCCCAGCGTCCCCACTACTGACCCATTAACATTCTGGGAGGGGGTATTTATCGGTGAAACGCATTTTGCTGGCCAGCCCGATCAGGCAGAAACCAGCCATACTGACTGA